Genomic segment of Drosophila biarmipes strain raj3 chromosome 2L, RU_DBia_V1.1, whole genome shotgun sequence:
tgaggttctcgagttggctggcaatgctgctcgtgacaacaagaagactaggattatcccgcgtcatctgcagctggccatccgcaacgacgaggagttgaacaagctgctctccggcgtcaccattgcccagggtggagtgttgcccaacatacaggctgttctgttgcccaaaaagaccgagaagaaggcttaaacgtttgatacatacttgtacataaaaaacaaacccaaccgtccttttcaggacgaccaaggtgttaccaaagaattgaagaattttcaatactaataccatattattaaaacaataagtataaggacgtgtgggaaacagatgtcgattttgtataagcgttggtcctatagcagtcggccagaaataagacctaagaggttcatcgcaaaatggcgaatttccgtcaatgctgtatctgcggcacagcctgtacaaaatagatgtgtatctacctgaaccactttcatttcaaatttcattttggttcaataaacatatattatttatgaagcatcaactttcgaaTAATGCtttattattggaaaatgtgtctctttggaaatttaaatggtggtcctgaaaaggaccgattgctgaaaaagtacaagctgtactagttttttaaccgccgaagccgtacagggtgcggccttgcctcttcagtgcgtacacaacgtccatggcggtgacggtcttcctcttggcgtgttcggtgtaggtgacggcatcacggataacgttctccaagaacaccttcagaacgcctcgtgtttcctcgtatataagtccggagatgcgttttacaccgccacgacgagccaaacggcggatagctggcttcgtgataccctggatgttgtcacgcagcactttgcggtgacgcttggcgcctccttttcccaagcctttgcctcctttaccacgaccagtcatatttcacttctcttctctactgttaacacactgcacggtacgaaagtcactgaagaactatttccaaattttcgacgagctcatatttatacctaaacccccagaaacacgagcgagtccgaaagatatgttcgtctcgctctccgctcgacaactgagatggactctgcttccctctcttttcaaccctccccgttttgctatataaggaggtagcaaatgcggctatcgtttattgtgttttgaaacgtgaagtgaacgtgaacagcagtgaattcgaaaatggcccgtaccaagcaaaccgctcgcaaatcgactggtggcaaggcgccacgtaagcaactggctactaaggccgctcgcaagagcgctcccgccaccggaggcgtgaagaagcctcatcggtaccgccctggaactgttgccctgcgtgagatccgtcgataccagaagagtaccgagctgctgatccgcaagctgcctttccagcgtctggtgcgtgaaatcgctcaggacttcaagactgacctgcgattccagagctcggcggtgatggctctgcaggaagctagcgaggcctatctagtaggcctctttgaagataccaacttgtgtgccattcatgccaagcgtgtcaccatcatgcccaaggacatccagttggcccgtcgcattcgcggcgagcgtgcttaagTCGAGATGGCTTCAACTGGCTCCCAGTGCGcttacataatttgtacaaatcggtccttttcaggaccacaaattacattcaatgggatactaattttatctggaggctttaacataaaattaaagaaaattattttccgtcccgtttttttaagcgaattgaataattgttaattcatttttccaatttgtactgccttgataaaatgtaatagtagtcggaaattgtcttttgatttgagttcccggggttttttatgtgacagctgctgtgcggtaccgatggtcaagactttcaaacagaaaaaataaaaaaaaatactaaatgcagcataaaaaaatattaactgggctaatgaatctattggttgcttaataaacaaaatttcatatattttctttataattttaactgcagtgcaacctccaagatattttttaatagggacgcaaaataaacagtttgtagctatatgtaaatatttctgaaaattgtttatagtatattgaaatattagataaagcttatatataatattagttttttacaatatattttattttttttttttatcaaatgttttttaacaaatttcgttttgaatgtcggcatgtattgagaaagggtagcgttatatggaacaaccacgatcaacataagacattcaaacatcaacaaaaaatataaaaacttttgagcgctatttataaattagacatagctgctaaggaatgcatatgtcttataaaaaacaagaaaaatattaaaacatgtactttttatatttttctttaatattaacttaagtgtggtctcaggcctcaatggaatttatatatgggacggatattagcaaaatgtagtgaaaactattaataataatgccccaaaagctggactgcgctaagcaaagacataataaatataagaaaacatcgaacaaataccacattttaagttaactatatttttaacaatcagaaaactattgccgagtgtgttctcacagccaattttgcatgtagccaagggacaacttgaaacaaataaaaaaatacctcaagtaataataagtataaagacttgtagtattacttaaagtaaaatgttcaaacttcatttttccttagcaagttacaaaatatttctagaaatcttattttaaaatgtttttttaaagtaattattcatgttacgaatgtcaatcttgaagttgatacggctataaaaggttacaaaaacaagaacataacatttctagcacattaccttcttaatttatcgtttttgaatgtaaaacgataaaaaaattatttagttttagtatcttaagccctgaaaataagaaaataagtttgcacttcaagcaaaaattagcagagcaaatgactgatgccagactcacagttgaagtgctctcctcctcgattctcattcgaacgaaggaggttggtcacaagcgcgcgctccgttttctatacaaaaaagtgtagtttagtgaaaaaaaatgtctgattctgcagttgcaacgtccgcttccccagtggctgctcccccagcgccagttgagaagaagctggccaccaaaaaggcatctggttccgctgccttaaaagcaaagaaggccgctgccccgccatcgcatccgccaactcaacaaatggtggacgcttctatcaagaatttgaaggaacgaggtggctcatctcttctggcaatcaagaaatacatcaccgccacctacaaatgcgatgcccagaagctggctccattcataaagaaatacttgaaatctgccgtggtcaatggaaagttgatccaaacaaagggaaaaggcgcgtctggttcattcaaactgtcggcctccgccaagaaggatccgaagccgaagcctgcgtctgctgagaagaaggtgaaaagcaagaaggtagccgtcaaaaagaccggagccaccgccaagaaagttgccgccgcagctaccgacaagaagcccaaggctaagaaggctgtggccaccaaaaagaccgcagagaagaagaaaacagagaaggcgaaggccaaggatgcaaagaaaactggaaccgtgaaggcgaagccagcagcagcgaaggccaagtcgaccgcagtgaagccgaaggcagcaaaagcagcaaaggccaagccagcggcctctgctaagcccaaaaaggcggtgaagaaagcagcggcgcctgctaccgctaagaaaccgaaagccaagactacggctgccaagaagtaaattgtgaaaaagtacagtacctggtacatgctcgcaatcgtaattttagattttgaaatctgaaatttaaacaagcccttttcagggctacaacgttcgtttacaggagaaagaaactttcaattcacttatccgattattttatggccattcgcatttttccacatttgattggactcgattagtttatgattaaaaaagaaatatgtaataagaatatgtcataacttgtgtcttaatacaaataattataagtgtacccttgtagccgcattaattttagctgctttaccagagtatctaaatggaaagtatatatggctccaaagttcttcagaaaaaaacataaattgaatttttatcacgcattttattggcaaacggcaagctgaaaatttagtttctttggttaaatatgttgtggccctgaaaagggcctttttggatcttcctccccatacgcagcaggagaaaattacttggagctggtgtacttggtgacagccttggttccctcactgacggcgtgcttcgccaactctccgggcagaagtaggcgaacagccgtttggatctcccgactggtgatagtcgagcgcttgttgtagtgagccagacgagaagcctcggcagcaatgcgttcgaagatatcattcacaaagctgttcatgatgctcatcgccttcgacgaaatgcccgtgtcggggtggacctgcttcaggaccttgtaaatgtagatggcgtagctctccttcctcttgcgcttcttcttcttgtcgctcttggtgatgttcttctgggctttgccagccttcttggctgcctttccactagttttcggcggcattattcacttcacttatgatttcacaaacacaactcactgatcataatggtgcccaagcgcgttcaactttatactttttctcgagccatgttttcaggtctggggcacccacccctaactgaacgcgcaggcagacggaaaagtataaatatgtggctacccggggctcgtcgagcattcgtttttagtgtgtaaagtgaactaagtgaaatacccgtaaagcaaaatgtctggtcgtggaaaaggtggcaaagtgaagggaaaggcgaagtcccgctccaaccgtgccggtcttcagttcccagtgggccgtattcaccgtctgctccgcaagggcaactatgccgagcgagttggtgccggcgctccagtttacctggctgctgtgatggaatatctggccgctgaggttctcgagttggctggcaatg
This window contains:
- the LOC127010741 gene encoding uncharacterized protein LOC127010741, giving the protein MARTKQTARKSTGGKAPRKQLATKAARKSAPATGGVKKPHRYRPGTVALREIRRYQKSTELLIRKLPFQRLVREIAQDFKTDLRFQSSAVMALQEASEAYLVGLFEDTNLCAIHAKRVTISKMARTKQTARKSTGGKAPRKQLATKAARKSAPATGGVKKPHRYRPGTVALREIRRYQKSTELLIRKLPFQRLVREIAQDFKTDLRFQSSAVMALQEASEAYLVGLFEDTNLCAIHAKRVTIMPKDIQLARRIRGERA